The Pseudomonadota bacterium DNA window ACCCGAGTCAATTCTGACTGATCTATTTTCATCTTCCTATGATAACCCGTTTGCAAAAAGAGATTCTCCTCCTCTTTCATCCTTGAATGCAGTCACTGTTGAACCCCAATTCCATGAACCGGTTTCTGAAGCTGCGGACATGATTGTCAAGGAACTTGAACAGATCTCGTCATCTCAGGACGATTCTGAAGAGGAACCAGCAGCCCCCGAGTCGGAACGTGTTCGAAAACACACCGGAAAAAGTTTTGTCCAGACGCAGATTGATGAACTGATTTTGATGATTGACGACACTGCGACAACTGCCAGACCGGCTCGAAAGAAAACTGAAAAAACCGTCCCCAAAAAAGTTGCGGCTGTTTCCAAAAAAGGTACAGATAAAACAAAAAAATCAAAGATCGATGAAAAAACGTCGGTTAAAGAAAGAAAAAACAAGGAAGTAAACAAATTCGAGTCAGTTGTGAAAGATAACTCTAAACTGCCGAAAATTTCGAAAAAGAAAATAAAAAAATCAAAGCCGATCCCTGTTGAGACGACAGTGCACGAACAGATTGAAGAAATTTCTTCAATCATTGATTTTACCGGCGGCAAGGATAAATCCAAAAAATGATATGGTCGATTCTGCGGTTTATATATGGATAGAATTTTTTAAGATCTCAATTTATTCGTTATCTGTGTTGGTATTAAATCGGGGGGGGGAAGATGATTAAAAAAATACTTATTGTCGATGATTCGCCTATTGCTCGACAAATTTTAAAAAAATGCCTGCCTGATGACAGAGATTTTGCTCTATTTGAAGCCGGAGACGGGAAAGTCGGGGTTGAAAAGTATCTGGAAGTTAATCCTGATGTGACCTTTATGGATTTGACCATGCCGGTTATGGATGGTGTGGAGGCTCTTGCAAAGATTAAAGAGATAAATCCAAGGGCACTGGTTATTGTCTCTACCGCTGACATACAATCAAAAACAATTGGCGAGGTGGCTAAACTTGGGGCTTTAACGGTTCTTAAAAAACCTCCGTCTAAAGAAACTGTACAAAAAGCGTTAAAAAAAGCTGAAGAGCAACTTCAATAATGGGGCAGGACAATGGAGTTAGATAATCGGAACGTTATGTTGAATAATAATGATATTGAAATTCTTCAGGAAGTAATGAATATCGCTTTTGGTAAGGCGTCCGCCGATCTGGCTGAAGTAATCGATATCAGGGTGTTTTTAAATGTGCCGTATGTGGAACTGCTTAATGCGGCGGATTTGCCTCGACGCATCGTTGAAGAAGTGAAAATGTATAAGGACATCCGTATAGTGGAGCAGAATTACTGGGGAAAATTCAAAGGATCGGCGCTGCTGATTTTTCCGGCTGAATCAGGCAAGGGACTGATTTCTTTGTTTGAGGATGATTTTGATGAAAATATGAACGTCGACAGACTGGTTTTTGAGAAAGAGACCCTTCTTGAGGTGGGCAATATTTTAATCGGTGCCTGCGTCGGAAAAATTGCCGAACTTCTAGACGACGTGGTTTCTTATTCTCCTCCGAATGTGACGGTTCAAAGAATTTCAAAACAGCCGATCCTGGAGCGTCTCGCTGATCCGGAAAAGCACGCGATTTTCATGAAAACTGTTTTTCAGTTTGAAGATAAGGATGTCAGCGGCGCCTTGTTCTTGATTTCCGGTCAGGATTCCCTGACCTGGTTGAAAACGGCCTTGAATAACTTTATGGCCAAATTCGGATAAGGACTGTCTGATTTTCTAATACTTCCACATAAAATAATCATAAGGGCGCAAGCTTATGCTTGAGCCCTTTTTTTCTATGGTGTAAGTTTTTTGGATTGCTGCATTATTCTTTCAGGTGTGGCGCAATGTGTTGAAAAGAGAAATTAGCATTTATGATGAAATCGTGGATAGAGAAGGCATGAGACTTCGAAAAGACTGATTCCATCGAGTTATTGTGTAATACATGTTTGTTTTGCGTGGTAGATTTTTTTCTGCCGCGATTTTTTACCCACCGGGCATAAATATGAGTCCTTAAATTATGGATTATCAAAAACATTCCCAAAAAGACCTTGTTGAACTTGTCGAGAAACTTGAAAGCCGGGTCGCGGAACTCCATTCAATCCTGGATATTCAGAGAAAAACGGAGAGTGCTCTGCTTGCAAGTGAAGGTCGCTATCGGGAACTTGTGGCCAACAATCCCATCGATACGGTCTTTGTGGATTTTGAAGGAAAGGTGACCGGCTACAATCTTGCAAAGGAAAAATCCGGTGAAAGGCTTCCTGATATCGGCTCGGTCATGTATGTTGATTATGCCTCTAAACACTCAATATCAATGTATGATGAGCTGATGGATTGTATCAGGACCAATACGACAAAAGAATATCCAGAGCTGCAATATAAAGATAAATATCTTCATATTAAAATGTCGCCGTTTTCAGGGGGCGCCATTATATCCTCCATCAATATCACAAACCTTAAGATAACCGAGCTTGCAGAACTTGCAAGCCGGAAGCGATTCAAGAAAATCGTTGAAACTGCGGTTGACGCAATTTTGATGGTAAACAGTAATGCGATAATTACCGAATGGACCCATCAGGCGGAAAAACTAAGCGGCTGGAAGGCAGAGGAAATTATCGGCAAATCTGTTTTTACAATTATTCCTGACAGGTATCGTGCTCTGCATGTGCAGGTATTCAATGAAGTTCTTCGCGGCAACCGGACGGACATTTTTGGAAAACGCCTTGAAGCGACTATTGAGCATCGTGATGGCCATGAGGTGCCGGTTGAGGTTGCCGTAGCGGTTACCAAAATCGGTGATGAAGTAGCGGTCTTTGTCCGGGATACTACCGAGCGGAAGAAACTTGAAATAGAACTGCAGCGTGCCCAGAAACTTGAATCCGTGGGGCTCCTTGCCGGAGGGATTGCCCATGATTTTAATAATATTCTCACCGCGATTCTTGCAAATGTCGCTCTGGTAAAAAAGAATATCAATGATGAATCCCTTGTTGCCATGCTTGTAGATACGGAAAAAGCTTCTCTACAGGCAAGGGACCTTGTTCAGCAATTGCTGGCTTTTTCAAAAAACAGCGCCCCGAAAAACAATATAGTTCTCTTGGATAAAGTGATTAGACAAGCGACTGAATCGGTGTTTAAGGGGGCGAAAAACATCTGTAATTTTGATTTTGTCGAAGATCTATGGCCTGTGAAGGGAGATGATGAGCAATATCGGCAGGTTGTGGAAAATCTGGTCCTCAATTCCCGGGAAGCGGTGTTGGATACGGATGGAACCATAATGATTTTCGGTATGAATAAGAAAATCACATCCGATAACACCCTGTCTCTGCCTGCAGGGGATTATGTTCAGATCACTTTTCAGGATGAGGGTCTCGGCATCAGAGAAGAAAATATTCCCAAGCTTTTTGATCCGTATTTTACCACCAAACAGATGGGCAGCGGCCTGGGGCTTGCCGTCACTTATTCAATTATCAAGAATTATGGCGGGGTGATAACAGTTGATTCCGAGTACGGGCAAGGTTCGGTATTCAATATTTATCTTCCACGAGCGGTGGTTTAAGTAAGGAAAATATTGAGAACTCCCTAAATTTCCTGTAATTTTTTACTATATTCAGTTAGTATGCAAACCCAGCCCATGACTCATTTTTTTAAACAAGGAGAATGCATCATGAAAAAAAATAATGGTATTCTAGTACTATTCATGATTTTACTTTGGAGTGGAATCACTCATGCCTCTGACACTCTTGATTACGTTGAGGTTCTCGACAACCTGAGTCTTTCCAAGCAAACATCTCTTCATGTGGAAATGTATTGGCAAAAAATTCGTGACTCACAAGTAACATGGAAAGGAGTTGTGCAAAATGTAAAAGGCGGTCGCGGCAAGGCGGAGATATACGTCGCCAACCCTGATGCGATGACTTATAAAGGATATAATTTGATTTTGATCAGTTATGATCTTGAGGCTGCCGCCGGTTTAAAAGTCGGTGATTCTATTTCGTTCAGCGGCAGGCTTCAAAAATATACCGGCAAGAAAGGCAGGCCTGTGGTCATAACGTTGATTGAGGCGCAGGTGCATTGACGACGGGGAATTACTCTTTTCTTGGAAATGTTTTGATTGCCGCGTCGAGTTCAGGACGCGGCTTTTTTTTGCGGTGAACAGGAACAGACTGAGAGTCTGTATATTTTAATGTAACTGTGTATTTTTAGTGGATTCTCCGCAATGACTCGATTTGCACTATAACCCGGCAAGGGATTTTGGATGATACTATGAAAAGAGCAGCTCCAAGGGAACTCATAGGAAATGAAGGGAAGGTGATTCTTGATACTGTTCGCCGCCTCAACCGGCGCAGCGCGGTCGTTCATCTCCTTAAACTTGTTAATAAAACTCATCCGGCTGACATGGCTTGGGTCTTCAGGCATCTGAATCCGGAAGAAAGAAAAAATGTTTTCAGCATTATTGTGCAAACGGATAAGGCGGCTGATTTTTTAAGTGAACTTGATCAGGCTGTTATGCTTGAGGTCGTTGAAAATCTTAAGCCGAAATTCATGGAGTCGGTTATTCGCGAAATGGCTTCGGATGATGCTGCTGACATCCTTGAGGCCTTGCCTGATGAAATTGCCAATGAGATCCGTCGACTCATGGGGAAGGATGATCGGGACGAGGTTGATGATCTCCTCCAGTATCATTCCGAGACCGCCGGTGGTCTCATGTCACCTGATTTCATGGCACTTGATGGGGAATTAAGCGTCGGCGATGCCATCCAGAAAATACAGGAGCGGAGTGAAGAAAAAGAGATGTCTTTTTATCTTTACATTATCCACTCTGATGACCAGCTGGTAGGAGTTTTGTCCCTGCGGGAATTACTCATGCACCCGTCGTATCGGCTGCTCAAGAATATCATGAATCCCAAAGTTATTGCGGTATCAATCGATACAGACCAGGAAGAGGTCGCCCATATCGTCTCGCAATATAATTTTCTCGCAGTGCCCGTTGTTGACAGTAATTTCAAACTCATGGGGATTGTAACGGTTGACGATATTATTGATGTTATCCGGGAAGAGGCAACCGAGGATTTCCTCCAGATGGCCGGTGCCGGTAAGGACCGTGAGATTTTGTTGAAATCTACCATCGATAATGCCATGACTCGTGCTCCCTGGTTGTTTGCCAGTTGGATCGGCGGTGTGATCGCGGCTTTTATTATTACCTACTTTGAAAGTGAATTGCGTCAGGTCATAGCCTTGGCCGCATTCATACCCATTGTTATGGGTATGGGAGGAAATATCGCCACACAGTCCAGCACTATTGTTGTCCGCGGTATCGCTACCGGCAGGGTCAACATGGAAGCGCTGTCCAAAATTATTTTTAAGGAATTACGCGTCGGAATCATTCTGGGAAGTGTTTACGGTTTGTTTCTTGGAGTGCTTGCCCATTTCGGCTATCCGGAACAGGCGAATTTCGGTCTGGTAATCGGTATATCAATTCTTTTTGCCATGGCACTTGCCGCTACTATCGGTACCTCTGTGCCGCTTATTCTGCGTCGATTGGACATCGACGCTGCGGTTGCAACCGGACCTTTTGTTACAACTGCTATCGATATCCTTGGAGTTATGGGATATTTTCTCATTGCTAAACTTTTACTTGATATCTGATACACACCATACCTTCCGCTGAGATATCTACGTATAAAATAAAATGAGCTGGTAAATTTATGAATTATCATGCCGATAGGCAACCTCCTGTAATAAAAAGAAAAATTCCGCCTCTGCTGGTCCTTGTCCTGGTGCTTGCCGGGTTCTGGTGGTTTTTTATCGCTCCCGACAAAAGGCTTGACCCTGACGCGGTGCCAAGACCGGTTACCGCCCGCGGCGACCTTGCCCTTGATGAACAGAACACCATTGATATATTTCGGGCGACTTCCGGAGCGGTTGTATACATTACAAGTATTGAATACCGTCGCAGCCTGTTCAGTCTCAATGTTTATGAAATACCTCAGGGCACCGGTTCTGGGTTTGTCTGGGATAAAGACGGCCGCATAGTCACTAATTATCATGTTATCGGCGATGCAAACAGGGTTGAAGTGACTTTAGCGGATCATTCGACCTGGAAGGGGACGCTGGTGGGGGTATCGCCGGATAAGGATTTGGCCGTGTTGCAGATATCAGCCCCTGCCGATCAGTTGAAGCCGATACCGGTTGGCGAAGCATATAATCTTCAGGTCGGCCAGAAAGTTTTTGCCATCGGCAACCCCTTCGGTCTGGACCAGACGATAACCGCAGGCATAGTCAGTGCTCTGGGTCGGGAGATCAAGGCGGTAACCGGCAGAACGATCCAGGGGGTAATCCAGACTGATGCGGCGATTAATCCGGGTAATTCAGGGGGACCTCTGCTTGACAGCGCCGGAAGATTAATCGGTGTGAACACCGCCATTTACAGTCCGTCCGGCGGCAGTGCCGGCATCGGATTTGCGGTGCCCGTGGATGTTGTTAATCGCGTTGTTCCGGAAATAATCAAATACGGGCAGGTCATTCGTCCGGGTATTGGGGTGACGACAATAGCCGATGACAGGATTATCAAACGTCTTGGTATTGACGGTGTCCTGGTAATCAATGTTCAGCCGGGAAGTACTGCGGAAGCATCCGGGATAAGAGGCACCAGGAAAGTCGGTGGCGAGATAGTTCTGGGGGATATCATTCAGGAGATTGGTGGCAGGAAGATCAGTACATATGATGACCTGCGAAATGCCCTTGACCGTTATCATGTCGGCGATGAGATCATTCTTGGTATCTTACGTGATGAAAAGAAAATAGAAGTCAAGGTAGCGCTCGAAAGGGTGGGATAACAAGTGACAAGTGACAAGTTAAACGGACTCAACACATCTAAATTGTAAAGCCAGTGAAACGGATAAAATAAATAAAGGATATTGTCACTTTGACGTGGTGGACTAAAGCACTTAAAAGCCTGATATCATCGGAGGAAGGCGAGCGACTTGATATATTCAGGGTTTTTCCCGGAACCCGTCGTTTTTTAGCTGCCAGGCATCATTATGCATATTTAAGAACCGCAGGTGATATCCTTTTTATTCTGGTTGTCGTTTCAGGGCTTTTCGGGCCACGTGATCCGGGCCGAAATGTCGCGGTGTTCCTCACCTGGGGACTGCTCTGGCCTTCAATCGTCCTTTCCTGGTTTTTTCTCGGAAGGATGTGGTGTGGTATCTGCCCTTTTCCGGGATTGGGTGTTTTTCTGCAGCGCAAAGGCTGGACCCTGAATCTTCCGGTGCCCAGGTTTCTCAAGAAATATGGCGTTTATACATCCGTTTTTCTGCTTGCCTTGATTATCTGGACTGAGATTGTTGCCGGCCTTGATAAATCTCCCCTAGAAACATCTTATCTTGTTTTGTCAATTGTCGCCGGCTCGGCGATTTTAGCCGTTTTTTTTCCGGGGCAGGCATGGTGCCGTCATCTTTGTCCGCTGGGAAGAATTACCGGAGCTGCTGCAACCCTGTCAATAACCGAATTCCGTCCTGATCATAATAAATGCCGAGGGTGTGAAACATTTGCCTGCAAAAGCGGCATTGATGGTAACCGCGGATGTCCGGTGTATCTCGGTGCATATAATGTACAGAATAATCTGCATTGCCTGGTCTGCGGCCACTGTCTGCCCGCCTGTGATCGGGATTCTCCGCAATTATTAATACGGAATCCCTATTCTGAACTGGTCAGAAATAAAGGCAGATATATCACCTGCTCGTATATCGTTCCTTTTCTTATCGGCTCGCAGCTGGCAAGATTCCTGCGAAGCAAGCCGATTTATGCCCAGGTTGAATCCTTGAGCGGTTTTCCTGATGCCCTTGCATTCAGCTTATTGCTGGTGATCTGTTTTCTGATGGTCATGGGCATCATAAGGATTGGGACCCATCTCTTCGGGATTACCGAAGATCCGATGTTCGGTAAATTTTCACCCCTGGTGCCGATTATGATTCCTCTGGCATTCACCGGAGAACTTGTTTACCGAATGGGTTATTTTGCCCATGGAATCGGCAATTTTATACCAACTATCGGTCGCCAGATCGGCCTGGATATTTTTGTGAAACTCGCCTTTGTGATCCCGGATTTTCCTGTGCAGATTCTTTCCGCTTTTTTCATGCTCAACGGTGCCCTTGCCGGATGTTATATTTTCTGGAGATTCTGCCTTGAGGATTTCGAGGGGCTTATTCCTTTCCGGAATTTTATCGGGATAAATCTGCTGATTGTTCTGTTATTGCTTTTTTATCTGGGAGTGATTTTCTAGAAGATTTTCGGGGAAATTTCATGCCGATGGATGGGATCAGAGAAAAAAACAGCGGTATGGTTTATCAGGTTGTTTTTTCCAGTTGGTCTGACTCACTGCCGCCTCTGCTGGATGCATCTAAGTTTCCGGATGCACTTGCAGATGTCAGAAAAATTCTTGTCAAGCCTAATCTGGTCGAGGCCCTTGACCCGCCGATAACCACCCCGGTAAGCCTTGTTGCAGCTATAGTGTCCTATCTTAAAGCCCGGACGCCGCATATTGAAATAGTCATTGCCGAGGGTTCGGGCGCCAAAGAGTACGAGACCAGTCATGCCTTTGATTATCTCGGGTATCGGCAACTGGCAGAAAAGGAAGGCATTGAACTCCTGGATTTAAATGATGCAGAGCTTGTTCGTCTGGAGAAACCCGGGTGCCGGCGCTGGCCGGAAATGTATCTGCCGAAAATTGTTTTTGAAAGCTTTCTCCTTTCGGTTCCGGTTCTTAAGGTACATACCCTTGCCGATGTGACCCTTACCATGAAAAACATGATGGGACTCGCTCCGCCTTCCCATTATCAGCAGGGTGGTCATTGGAAGAAAGCATCATTTCATAGCCGGGTGCAGGATTCGGTCCTTGATCTGAATCGATACCGGTGTGCGGATTTTACCATTCTCGATGCCACCGTCGGCATGCAGGAGGCTCATCTCTGGGGTCCGCCCTGCGACCCGCCTCATAATATTCTCGCAGCGTCTTTTGATCCAGTGGCAATTGATGCATATGGCGCTGGGCTACTTGGCATAAAATGGAATACGGTGGGTCATATTGCCGGGGCGCATCGGGAACTTGGCCTGGCGGAGCCCTTAAAAATTATTGATGCCGGAGTTTAGCAGCCACAATGAAAGAGACCCCGACTCATTTGACTGATATCCAAAAGTGGTCGAATTATGTCAGAATTTATACCGAGGCGATTCTTGGTAGTTCTGCATCAGGAAACAGGCCGGAGCATAAAGAAGGCCGCAACCGCAATATTGCCGCCGCCACGCAGAAAACGGCCAAGAATATCCTGATCTTTTCACCACACCCGGATGATGAAACCCTCACCGGTTCCCTTGCTTTACGTCTCATGCATGAAGGAGGTCATCGAATCATAAATATTTCCATGACCTATGGAAGCAATCCGGCGCGCAGGAAAATCCGTCAACAAGAACAGAAAAGCGCCTGTGAAGTCCTGGGGTTTGAATGTGTGCCGGTTATTGAGCCGGACGCATTTGACCGGCTTAACCTCAAGAACGAAGACCATGGCGGATCACCCTGGGAAGAAAAAAGACAAACCCTTGTGGAAATTCTCAAAGGATATGCGCCTGAGCTGGTGATTTTTCCGCACAATCAGGATAAGCATAAAACCCATATTGCCACCAATCAATTAGTCCGAGATGCGTTAATGGCACATACCGCTTCAGGGAAACAGATCTTGGTGGTTGAAACAGAATTCTGGCATCCCCTGTATGAACCCAATCTGCTTGTGGAAGCTGCTCCTGAAAATGTTGCCCGGATGTGCGCGGCTCTTGCCTGTCATGAAACGGAAATGCAACGACACCCTTTTCATCTTTTTCTGCCGGCAAGACTTCTGGACAACACCAGGCGATGTTCGGAGTTTTTCAGTGGTTTCGGCGCGGATCTTCCGGAGATACTTTTCAGCGAAGTCTACAGATTAAGACGTATTGTCAACGGTTCCATAGAAGATACCACAAGGAAAATGGTGGTGTCTGCCGGAACCCCCATAAATATAAAGGCGTTTCACGATCTTTTTTAGAATGACGGAAAAATTGATCCGTCGTCAAATATTGTCGGTCTCGCAGGCAAGCGAGAGTAACGAGACGTTGAAAAGCACGAGAGTCTGTCAATCGTCAGAACGTCTTGCTGTCTGATAATTGGCGGCTGTTTTTTCGGCCGATACCGATGTCTATTCCTCATTCAACTTATTGAAATCATTAGGTGATAATTAAGTTTCCGATTTTGACAAAATTATCAGGTTTTGACTTTTTACCCACATGGCATGAATACAAGTCCATCAAATATTTCCGAGATTTTTTTGCTTCATTGATAACCCGAGTTCCTGTGAAACCTGTGTGGCAATTTCTTCAATGGATTTGCCTGCCGTGGAGATGATCGGTATTTGATGCTGTTGGAAAATTCGTTCCGCCTGGTGGATTTCTTTAGTGCAGGTTGCAAGTTTTGCATAGTTGCTGTCCGGGTAGCGTTTTTCCCTGACGTTTTTCAGTAATTCCGGAGTAGTGGTCAGGCCGACGGCGCGTCTGATGTTGAGGTGCATTTCCTGGGGCAAGGTATATAGGTTGAGATATTCTGGAGTCAGAGGGAAATTTGCAGCTTTCAAGCCCATCTGGGTGGCCAGATAAACACTGACCGGTGTCTTTCCCGCCCGGGATACCCCTAAAAGGATTACATCCGCCTCGTCGAACTCACCTATTTTTGTCCCGTCATCATGATGCAGGCAGAAATCAATTGCCTCAACCCTTTTTGCCATGGTCAGATTATCAATATGCCTTGAATATCCTGGCAGACGAAGGGCCCTTGCTTCCAGGCAGTTTTCCAGTCTGTCAAGAAAGAGTGCAAAGACGTCAAAGAGTTCGACTTCCGGAGCATCAAAGATGTTTCTGATTTCCGGGTCCATCAAGGTACTGAAGATGAGTGGCCGGGTGCCGCCGGATTCTTTGAGGATATATTGCAGGGTTTTTTGGGCGTCCTGTTTGTTCAGAATAAAAGGAAATTTTTCTTCCCGGAAATTTATTTCCGGGAATTGACAAATCAGTGCCTGGCCAATTCCTGTAGCAAGAATGCCGGTGCTGTCGGATATGTAATAAATGTCTTTTGAACTCCACATGATTGGCCTCTGTTTTACCTCTATTTGTTAATAATAAAATATCATTTAACACTGTAGCAATTCTTTTATAACCTTGCTAGAATGATTTTGTTAATTACCCGTGATTACTCGAGAAACTCCATCTGGTGGTTAATTATGTTTTGCTTATATTATGCTTTGAAAGTGTTATATTACTTGGTAAGATAAGCGGAAATAATTTTTTGTACGTTATCCAAGAAAAGAAGTAATTTTCAGGGGGGGGACAGAACGATGAAAATTGGCATACCATTTATTGAAAATTTGACAATTAACAAAAGAATCATCCTTGGTTTCGGAATCGTCATTTTGTTCCTTATCGTTGTCGTGGTTTTAAGCTTTACCGGAGTCAGCGGTATCGTCGGCAATGCCGCTCAGGTAATTGACGGAAATGCTCTGGATGCGAATCTTGCTCAGAAAGAGGTCGACCACCTCAACTGGGCATCCAAGGTAGAAGAGTTGATTGCCGATGATTCGGTTACAAAGTTAGAGGTGCAGACCGATGATCACAAATGTGCTTTTGGGAAATTTATTTATGGCCAGGACCGGAAGGAAGCGGAAAAACTGGTTCCAAGCCTTGCCCCTCTTTTTAAGAATATTGAAGCGCCTCATTTGCATCTCCACGAATCAGCCATTGCAATCAGCGATGCCTTTTTACCTGCCGACTTGGATTTGCCGGTCATTCTCCTTGAAATAGAGACCGGTCATCTGAAATGGGCCGGGCGTATTCGCGATGCGATAATCAACCAGGCGGATAAACTCACAAATGTACAGACTGATCCAGCCCTATGTAATATGGGCAAATGGATGGCGTCTGAAAAGGCCCTTGCGACTTATAATAAGGCAGATGCCGATTTCAGGAGAATTTTTGATGCGATGAAGGAATCGCATCGTCTGATGCACGGCACAGCAGAACAATTGGACAACCTGCTTTCTAATAATAAAATCGCTGCAGTAAATCTGTTCAGAGACAAAACACTGCCATATCTTGAGCAAACCCTCCTTAGCCTCAAGGAACTGCAAACCGAAGCGCAACATGAACTTCAAGGCTATAATAAGGCAAAAAATATCTATGCCGCGCAGACCATCCCCGCCTTAAAAGCAGTTCAGGCCATGCTTCATGAAATTCGCACGGAAGCAAGGAGCAAGATAATGACAGATACCGTCATGCTTGAGGCGGCTTCTTCTACCAAGAAAAATGTTATGATTTTCGGATTTATCGCTGTGGTGGTTGGTTTTTTGTTTGCCTTTTTCATGTCAAGGAGCATTGTTGATATGCTTCAGCAATTGACCGGCAGGATTTCAACGGGAGCCGATGAAGTCGCGGCGGTTGCCGGGCATATATCAGAAGCGAGTCAGTCCCTGGCAACAGGAGCTTCGGAACAGGCCGCCTCTCTTGAGGAGTCATCATCCGCCCTTGAAGAACTCGCGGCAATGTCGAAGCGCAATGAAGAAAATGCCGGAATTGCCAGCGGCTTGATGAAAGAAGCAAGTCAGGTAAATACCACCGCCAATCAATCCATGTCGAAATTGACCGATTCCATGAAGGAAATTTCGGTGGCAAGCGATGAAACCCAAAAAATTGTCAAAACCATCGATGAAATTGCTTTTCAGACGAATCTGCTTGCCTTGAATGCAGCGGTTGAAGCGGCAAGGGCAGGGGAAGCCGGAGCCGGCTTTGCCGTTGTGGCGGATGAGGTGCGAAACCTTGCAATGAGAGCCGCACAATCCGCCAAGGATACCTCGAATCTTATTGAAAATACCGTTGCCCGCGTTACAACCGGAACGAAGCTGGTGAATGAAGCGTCCGTTGCATTTCAAACCATCAATGAGATTTCTCAGAAAATAGATACCTTGGTGGATGAGATCGCTAAAGGATCTCATGAGCAATCCCAGGGTGTCGGTGAAATAAATACCTCTGTTTCGGAAATAGACAGCGTCACGCAACAGAATGCCGCCGCAGCGGAAGAATCCGCCTCCGCCACAGAAGAGTTGAATGCTCAGGCCATGTCAATGAAGGCGGCCGTGGAAGAAATGATCCAAATGCTCGGCGGCGGAGCGCAGCCGAAAAAGAAGGAACGGTTCAGTGAACTTGGATCCTGGCAGACTTCCACGAAAAAACCGCTTAAGAGATTAAAGTGATATACATTGCCCGTCCATTTGAGGCGGAATGAATCCGGGTTTCATTTGTCGCTTTTGTGCAACCCTCTGAATTTTTTAAGTATTTTTTCGGTGGCAGGTGGCAGATTAAGGTTATATCGTGATACATATTCGGCAGTCATTCTATGGGTGTTGAATTTCGTGGCGTTCAATACCAGGTTCATAACACATTTATTTATATATTTATGACGATGGTTGTCGTCATAGAAGGCCTGGAGGATTTTCGGAAACAGTTTATAAAAGGAAATGGAATCCTCCTCATAGAATAATGAATCCTGG harbors:
- the ppsR gene encoding pyruvate, phosphate dikinase/phosphoenolpyruvate synthase regulator, with amino-acid sequence MWSSKDIYYISDSTGILATGIGQALICQFPEINFREEKFPFILNKQDAQKTLQYILKESGGTRPLIFSTLMDPEIRNIFDAPEVELFDVFALFLDRLENCLEARALRLPGYSRHIDNLTMAKRVEAIDFCLHHDDGTKIGEFDEADVILLGVSRAGKTPVSVYLATQMGLKAANFPLTPEYLNLYTLPQEMHLNIRRAVGLTTTPELLKNVREKRYPDSNYAKLATCTKEIHQAERIFQQHQIPIISTAGKSIEEIATQVSQELGLSMKQKNLGNI
- a CDS encoding PIG-L family deacetylase, with product MKETPTHLTDIQKWSNYVRIYTEAILGSSASGNRPEHKEGRNRNIAAATQKTAKNILIFSPHPDDETLTGSLALRLMHEGGHRIINISMTYGSNPARRKIRQQEQKSACEVLGFECVPVIEPDAFDRLNLKNEDHGGSPWEEKRQTLVEILKGYAPELVIFPHNQDKHKTHIATNQLVRDALMAHTASGKQILVVETEFWHPLYEPNLLVEAAPENVARMCAALACHETEMQRHPFHLFLPARLLDNTRRCSEFFSGFGADLPEILFSEVYRLRRIVNGSIEDTTRKMVVSAGTPINIKAFHDLF
- a CDS encoding DUF362 domain-containing protein, translating into MDGIREKNSGMVYQVVFSSWSDSLPPLLDASKFPDALADVRKILVKPNLVEALDPPITTPVSLVAAIVSYLKARTPHIEIVIAEGSGAKEYETSHAFDYLGYRQLAEKEGIELLDLNDAELVRLEKPGCRRWPEMYLPKIVFESFLLSVPVLKVHTLADVTLTMKNMMGLAPPSHYQQGGHWKKASFHSRVQDSVLDLNRYRCADFTILDATVGMQEAHLWGPPCDPPHNILAASFDPVAIDAYGAGLLGIKWNTVGHIAGAHRELGLAEPLKIIDAGV
- a CDS encoding 4Fe-4S binding protein, with protein sequence MTWWTKALKSLISSEEGERLDIFRVFPGTRRFLAARHHYAYLRTAGDILFILVVVSGLFGPRDPGRNVAVFLTWGLLWPSIVLSWFFLGRMWCGICPFPGLGVFLQRKGWTLNLPVPRFLKKYGVYTSVFLLALIIWTEIVAGLDKSPLETSYLVLSIVAGSAILAVFFPGQAWCRHLCPLGRITGAAATLSITEFRPDHNKCRGCETFACKSGIDGNRGCPVYLGAYNVQNNLHCLVCGHCLPACDRDSPQLLIRNPYSELVRNKGRYITCSYIVPFLIGSQLARFLRSKPIYAQVESLSGFPDALAFSLLLVICFLMVMGIIRIGTHLFGITEDPMFGKFSPLVPIMIPLAFTGELVYRMGYFAHGIGNFIPTIGRQIGLDIFVKLAFVIPDFPVQILSAFFMLNGALAGCYIFWRFCLEDFEGLIPFRNFIGINLLIVLLLLFYLGVIF
- a CDS encoding CZB domain-containing protein, with product MKIGIPFIENLTINKRIILGFGIVILFLIVVVVLSFTGVSGIVGNAAQVIDGNALDANLAQKEVDHLNWASKVEELIADDSVTKLEVQTDDHKCAFGKFIYGQDRKEAEKLVPSLAPLFKNIEAPHLHLHESAIAISDAFLPADLDLPVILLEIETGHLKWAGRIRDAIINQADKLTNVQTDPALCNMGKWMASEKALATYNKADADFRRIFDAMKESHRLMHGTAEQLDNLLSNNKIAAVNLFRDKTLPYLEQTLLSLKELQTEAQHELQGYNKAKNIYAAQTIPALKAVQAMLHEIRTEARSKIMTDTVMLEAASSTKKNVMIFGFIAVVVGFLFAFFMSRSIVDMLQQLTGRISTGADEVAAVAGHISEASQSLATGASEQAASLEESSSALEELAAMSKRNEENAGIASGLMKEASQVNTTANQSMSKLTDSMKEISVASDETQKIVKTIDEIAFQTNLLALNAAVEAARAGEAGAGFAVVADEVRNLAMRAAQSAKDTSNLIENTVARVTTGTKLVNEASVAFQTINEISQKIDTLVDEIAKGSHEQSQGVGEINTSVSEIDSVTQQNAAAAEESASATEELNAQAMSMKAAVEEMIQMLGGGAQPKKKERFSELGSWQTSTKKPLKRLK